In Phycisphaerae bacterium, the following proteins share a genomic window:
- a CDS encoding peptidoglycan-binding domain-containing protein, translating into MSAWKKLLIYFFIIGLPFICIVFAIAIYRGDEIRLWDKIIVTPNLKDYVPRSEYEKIKEEHLANLSKMQLFKLQTNTFETDTKYSFSVLSSAMSRMGKINTKSPADNEAIRDLYKHIQKCLSAIGIYNDHCDGEQPSTYTAVIEFQTKNKLEADGIVGEKTWKAIKATFDKEKVD; encoded by the coding sequence ACTGCCTTTTATTTGCATTGTATTTGCGATTGCAATTTATCGAGGAGATGAAATACGGCTTTGGGATAAAATCATCGTTACGCCTAATCTCAAAGACTACGTTCCTCGATCTGAATATGAAAAAATCAAGGAAGAACATTTAGCCAATCTCTCAAAAATGCAGTTGTTTAAATTGCAGACTAATACCTTTGAAACGGACACTAAGTATTCATTTTCTGTGTTATCATCTGCGATGTCCCGTATGGGCAAAATTAATACTAAGAGCCCCGCTGACAATGAGGCCATTAGAGACCTTTACAAACATATTCAGAAATGTCTGAGTGCTATAGGCATCTATAATGACCACTGCGATGGGGAACAGCCTTCGACTTATACGGCCGTTATTGAATTTCAGACAAAAAATAAATTGGAGGCCGATGGCATTGTTGGGGAAAAGACTTGGAAGGCTATAAAAGCAACCTTTGACAAAGAAAAAGTAGACTAA
- a CDS encoding ferritin family protein, translating into MDKQEVKQVAKWDYDVIKFKSADEVLDFAIGREIDAQSFYMKLSSIVKDKKLVKTLIDLAAEELEHETKLHAVRLGKAAIGTLEVGKLNIVDYAKDVVPTPEMTYADLLVIGMKKEETSRRLYAELAEIVEQPDLKNLFTRLAHEEADHKLRFELEYDLTTF; encoded by the coding sequence ATGGATAAGCAGGAAGTTAAACAGGTCGCCAAATGGGATTACGATGTAATAAAATTCAAGTCTGCCGACGAGGTTCTGGATTTCGCAATCGGCCGGGAGATTGACGCCCAGTCGTTTTATATGAAACTCTCGAGCATAGTAAAAGATAAAAAGCTGGTCAAAACCCTTATAGATTTAGCCGCTGAGGAACTCGAACACGAAACAAAGCTGCACGCCGTCAGGCTCGGCAAGGCCGCGATAGGTACGCTCGAAGTGGGAAAGCTCAACATTGTCGATTATGCAAAGGACGTTGTTCCGACCCCGGAAATGACTTATGCCGACCTGCTTGTTATAGGAATGAAAAAGGAAGAGACCTCGCGCAGGCTTTACGCTGAGTTGGCGGAAATCGTCGAACAGCCGGACCTGAAAAATCTTTTCACAAGGCTGGCCCACGAAGAGGCCGACCATAAACTAAGATTCGAGCTTGAGTACGACCTGACAACTTTCTGA